Proteins encoded by one window of Blautia faecicola:
- a CDS encoding signal peptidase I produces the protein MKAVKRVGTIVVSILLWVIILVAALYAFTTMATRDEQNVSSLLGYTPMVVQSDSMAPTFEKGDLIFIHKCDTSKLKEGDIITFHTIIDNEYALNTHRIQKIESNGEARTFTTIGDNNDGIADQHMISDGDIVGKYVGHIAKAGTLMDFLSSSTGFLIIIVLPMLLFFIYQVYNLIMISVRLKKAMAVETAKEIEAAKNTGAEAAASEVQSAQEALEEARRMKEEAEALRAQAKEELEKAKKESEKEK, from the coding sequence ATGAAAGCAGTAAAACGAGTAGGAACGATCGTTGTCAGCATCCTGTTATGGGTGATCATCCTGGTGGCAGCGTTATATGCATTTACAACGATGGCGACAAGAGACGAGCAGAATGTGTCCAGTCTGCTGGGATATACCCCGATGGTAGTCCAGTCAGATTCCATGGCGCCGACCTTCGAAAAAGGAGACCTGATCTTCATACATAAATGCGACACTTCAAAATTAAAAGAAGGAGATATCATCACCTTCCATACCATTATTGACAACGAATATGCACTGAATACCCATAGAATCCAGAAAATCGAATCCAACGGAGAGGCAAGAACCTTCACCACCATCGGTGATAACAACGATGGAATCGCCGATCAGCATATGATCTCTGACGGAGATATCGTCGGTAAATATGTAGGGCATATTGCAAAAGCCGGAACCCTGATGGATTTCCTGTCAAGCAGTACCGGATTCCTGATCATCATCGTACTTCCGATGCTTCTGTTCTTCATCTATCAGGTATACAATCTGATCATGATCAGTGTAAGACTGAAAAAAGCAATGGCAGTTGAGACTGCAAAAGAGATCGAAGCTGCAAAAAATACCGGTGCCGAGGCGGCTGCCAGTGAAGTACAGTCCGCGCAGGAAGCACTCGAAGAAGCGAGAAGAATGAAAGAAGAAGCGGAAGCACTTCGTGCTCAGGCGAAAGAAGAACTGGAAAAAGCAAAAAAAGAGTCTGAGAAAGAAAAATAA
- a CDS encoding DUF2357 domain-containing protein, which translates to MADTISELYEKYTGQVGEALEDDRYFQYLFEMVQAGNNTLQQQYRVLHKVVDERWLTVVEEGIEAIFNIVDKPRRFIATSEEVVPVALAKKITADSVRHLSQNTQFIASDENGEIQPTRILNVTTEESYDLYENRFVYHLIQRLFAFVDKRTDVIFWSTGDETCNVMSMESKVDDAYEEISYKVEMTIKNRQSLVENDTDNMDLFKRIDRVRRLSRILRTSSFCDIMNGCAKVRSPIQRTNLMMKDPDYRTCYKLWQFIESYDEVGYTIEEQDSTLQFDEEYLLQMYINMITNYTVFKSLLESDPRHMTELATEKREPVKPKFVKKIEEQIVEDRDIPDVEIRKVFVEEVTQAQIEAEEKLAEETKKREELEHSVNDLEWQLDSAAEQLGILEDTKAQLEEEKTEIETQLEKEQTARKEAEAAVEQADLEARKVVDMAQKEAAEIAEAARKDRDEQVQKAQTEAADAVETAKKDCKTQVEQAKAEAAAAVSAANQDRDQTVEKIRTESQKAVDNARKEKEESIEKVQREADAELEKEKQYAIEKLQAAQKEAESLRRKLAELENEKKKAQEAAKEAKDEAKKARKEARKSVEMAEKKAAKAIEENNARTEKTISEVKTASQKAVEQAEKEKVKALAKAEKNSLSKYILNALQERRERKK; encoded by the coding sequence ATGGCAGACACGATCAGTGAGTTATATGAAAAATACACAGGCCAGGTGGGAGAAGCCCTGGAAGATGACCGGTATTTTCAATATCTGTTTGAGATGGTGCAGGCGGGTAACAACACCCTGCAGCAGCAGTACCGGGTACTTCACAAAGTGGTGGACGAACGGTGGCTTACCGTAGTGGAAGAGGGAATCGAAGCAATCTTTAATATTGTGGACAAACCGCGGCGTTTTATCGCGACCTCCGAGGAGGTGGTTCCGGTTGCTCTGGCAAAGAAGATCACCGCAGACAGTGTGCGGCATCTGAGCCAGAATACCCAGTTTATCGCATCGGACGAAAACGGAGAGATCCAGCCGACCCGTATCCTGAACGTAACGACGGAAGAAAGCTATGACCTGTACGAAAACCGTTTTGTATACCATCTGATTCAGCGTCTGTTTGCATTCGTAGATAAGAGAACGGATGTCATCTTCTGGTCAACCGGAGATGAGACCTGCAATGTCATGTCCATGGAGAGTAAGGTGGATGACGCTTACGAGGAGATCTCCTATAAAGTGGAGATGACCATCAAAAACCGTCAGAGCCTTGTGGAAAATGATACCGACAACATGGACCTGTTCAAAAGAATCGACCGTGTGCGGAGACTGTCAAGGATCCTCCGGACGAGTTCTTTCTGTGATATCATGAACGGGTGTGCCAAGGTGCGAAGCCCAATCCAGAGAACCAACCTGATGATGAAAGATCCGGATTACCGGACCTGTTACAAACTGTGGCAGTTCATCGAAAGTTATGACGAAGTGGGATACACCATCGAAGAACAGGATTCCACATTACAGTTCGATGAGGAATACCTGTTACAGATGTATATCAATATGATTACCAACTATACGGTATTCAAAAGCCTGTTGGAGTCTGATCCGCGTCATATGACAGAACTGGCAACCGAGAAACGGGAGCCGGTGAAACCGAAATTCGTCAAAAAGATTGAGGAACAGATCGTGGAAGATCGGGATATCCCGGATGTGGAGATCCGGAAGGTCTTTGTGGAAGAAGTGACACAGGCGCAGATCGAGGCGGAAGAAAAACTCGCCGAGGAAACAAAGAAGAGAGAAGAACTGGAACATTCCGTGAATGATCTGGAGTGGCAGCTCGATTCCGCAGCAGAACAGCTGGGCATCCTGGAAGATACGAAAGCACAGCTGGAAGAAGAAAAGACGGAGATCGAGACGCAGCTGGAAAAAGAGCAGACAGCCAGAAAAGAAGCCGAGGCTGCGGTGGAACAGGCAGATCTGGAAGCGCGGAAGGTTGTGGATATGGCACAGAAAGAGGCAGCAGAGATCGCCGAGGCAGCCAGAAAAGACCGGGATGAACAGGTACAGAAAGCGCAGACGGAAGCGGCGGATGCCGTGGAAACAGCGAAAAAAGACTGTAAAACCCAGGTGGAACAGGCAAAAGCAGAAGCAGCGGCAGCGGTTTCGGCGGCAAATCAGGACAGGGATCAGACCGTAGAGAAGATCCGCACAGAAAGTCAGAAAGCCGTAGATAACGCAAGAAAAGAAAAAGAAGAATCCATAGAAAAAGTGCAGCGGGAAGCAGACGCCGAACTGGAAAAAGAAAAACAGTATGCGATAGAAAAACTCCAGGCGGCACAGAAAGAAGCCGAAAGCCTCCGCCGGAAACTGGCAGAACTTGAAAACGAGAAGAAGAAGGCCCAGGAGGCGGCAAAAGAAGCAAAAGACGAGGCGAAAAAAGCAAGAAAAGAAGCGCGTAAATCCGTGGAGATGGCAGAGAAAAAAGCGGCAAAAGCGATCGAAGAAAATAATGCACGCACGGAAAAGACCATCAGCGAAGTAAAAACCGCTTCGCAGAAAGCGGTCGAGCAGGCGGAAAAAGAGAAAGTGAAAGCACTTGCAAAGGCAGAAAAAAACAGCCTGTCCAAATACATCCTCAACGCTCTTCAGGAACGCCGGGAGCGCAAAAAATGA
- a CDS encoding signal peptidase I codes for MIKKIFFTLVNLISVLVIAAAVVVLLTVVLTKPGEAPQIGGYTVLRITTGSMEPEYKIDTLILVKNVEPDTIKSNDVISFYSKDPALDGAVNTHRVVEVEKDGDYWIYTTKGDANNVVDAYTVDAKYLIGKVVASSLVLGKLARLVSNPLIFIPIILIPLAIILISNIVKTAKLANTLAQEEEEKAVKEALREIREAKEKETKE; via the coding sequence ATGATAAAAAAGATATTTTTTACACTGGTCAATCTGATCTCGGTACTGGTCATAGCCGCGGCGGTTGTCGTACTGCTTACCGTGGTACTGACCAAACCGGGGGAAGCCCCGCAAATCGGCGGGTACACGGTACTGCGGATCACGACGGGAAGTATGGAACCGGAATATAAAATTGATACATTAATCCTTGTGAAAAATGTAGAACCTGATACAATAAAAAGTAATGATGTGATTTCTTTTTATTCGAAAGATCCCGCACTGGACGGGGCGGTCAATACCCACCGTGTGGTGGAAGTGGAAAAAGACGGAGATTACTGGATCTATACAACCAAGGGAGATGCCAACAATGTGGTGGATGCCTATACGGTGGATGCAAAATATCTGATCGGAAAGGTCGTTGCCTCATCGCTGGTACTGGGAAAACTGGCACGTCTGGTATCGAATCCTCTGATCTTTATTCCGATCATTCTGATTCCCCTGGCAATCATTTTGATCAGCAATATTGTAAAAACTGCAAAACTGGCGAATACGCTGGCACAGGAGGAAGAGGAGAAGGCGGTAAAAGAAGCCCTCCGTGAGATCAGAGAGGCAAAAGAGAAAGAAACCAAGGAGTAG
- a CDS encoding PilZ domain-containing protein: MAGNIQIKHGTKMRMAFDVPAGQEPQFSMISTFNKALDESAFLVSVPMVDGKALVADETKKILFRYGEGEEQAIVAGYVDDVVKEGIRRYWKVRRVTENRQFIQRRDVRMKIELPVTYMQDTWALNSEGEIDKEQGETMDISNNGLAVYMNHWFEVGESCIFTLPRLGTASDGQPEHEVVGAICWMRELPKGGPFRFLAGTQLRFSNLDERRQMQEYVAYVKKRYKL, translated from the coding sequence ATGGCAGGAAATATACAGATAAAACATGGAACCAAGATGCGGATGGCATTTGATGTGCCCGCCGGACAGGAACCACAGTTCAGTATGATAAGTACATTTAATAAAGCGCTGGATGAATCAGCATTTCTTGTGTCTGTTCCTATGGTGGACGGGAAAGCGCTGGTTGCAGATGAGACGAAAAAGATCCTGTTTCGCTACGGAGAAGGCGAAGAACAGGCGATTGTTGCCGGATATGTGGACGATGTAGTCAAAGAAGGCATCCGCCGCTACTGGAAGGTACGCCGGGTGACAGAGAACCGGCAGTTTATCCAGCGTCGGGATGTCCGTATGAAGATTGAACTTCCGGTGACTTATATGCAGGACACCTGGGCACTGAACTCGGAAGGTGAGATCGATAAAGAACAGGGCGAGACGATGGATATTTCCAACAACGGTCTTGCCGTATATATGAACCACTGGTTCGAAGTAGGAGAAAGCTGTATCTTTACGCTGCCACGGCTGGGAACCGCAAGCGACGGTCAGCCGGAGCATGAAGTGGTAGGCGCGATCTGCTGGATGAGGGAACTTCCGAAAGGCGGTCCGTTCCGTTTCCTGGCAGGTACACAGCTTCGTTTCTCCAATCTGGACGAGAGAAGACAGATGCAGGAATATGTAGCTTATGTGAAAAAGAGATATAAACTGTAA
- a CDS encoding GGDEF domain-containing protein, translating into MKKIHTAVTLIIIFFMVAALYICGRYENVPDRIFTGKVSAPEGEWTIDASDGVTKAEVTFSLSDRGEHEEWVLLLRSHWKNYYVRVGDETIYHRNGKRDGSVHLFDIPSGNSLTISFIGGTKDNLKGIERSGILIGDKTSMYRQIIKDNLYAVLIGVLSLVLGVMCIVACLYMKAGKTEKIYRALRNLGICILTEGIWVVTDSQILLLVTQHTSIIEQISFLSFFTLPFPLLEFIKEIMPGKHGMLSVMRKLFVFNLVLYLLNYISGCDMMIIILICEHLFMTVTLLRVIWNGVNENKKHKNLKLQRVINGCVAYCVFSIIALVLFYYGNVVSYSYIYSVGIAIFIAFLINAACIVMYEQVQEHANVEIYARMAYMDTMTGLGNRTAFLEENKSNAVFPGMISYIMMDANNLKKINDSLGHNKGDELIITIAKCMRAAVGQNGQCYRIGGDEFVIILKNKTAEETEEIIRQVRAEIEFVDEQSDIPISVAMGYAWTDAEEKNLPELIHCADEKMYKDKKRIKENTPSA; encoded by the coding sequence ATGAAAAAGATACATACTGCAGTTACTCTTATAATTATCTTCTTTATGGTAGCTGCATTATACATTTGCGGGAGATATGAGAATGTTCCAGACAGAATTTTTACAGGAAAAGTAAGTGCTCCGGAAGGTGAGTGGACGATTGATGCTTCCGACGGTGTTACGAAGGCGGAGGTCACTTTCAGTCTCTCAGATAGAGGAGAGCACGAGGAATGGGTGCTGCTTCTCAGATCCCATTGGAAAAATTATTATGTGCGTGTGGGCGATGAGACGATCTATCACAGGAACGGAAAAAGAGATGGATCGGTGCATTTGTTTGATATTCCATCAGGAAACAGTCTGACGATCAGCTTTATCGGTGGGACGAAAGATAATCTGAAAGGCATTGAGAGGTCGGGGATATTGATAGGAGACAAAACCAGTATGTACAGACAGATCATAAAGGATAACCTTTATGCGGTGCTTATCGGTGTACTGTCACTTGTTCTTGGTGTGATGTGTATTGTCGCCTGTCTTTATATGAAAGCGGGAAAAACGGAGAAGATCTACCGTGCACTGCGGAATCTGGGAATCTGTATTTTGACCGAAGGAATCTGGGTGGTGACAGACTCGCAGATTTTGCTGTTAGTCACTCAGCACACCAGTATTATTGAGCAGATATCATTCTTGTCCTTTTTCACATTGCCGTTCCCTCTTCTGGAATTTATCAAAGAGATCATGCCGGGCAAACACGGGATGCTGTCCGTGATGCGTAAGCTGTTTGTTTTTAACTTAGTCCTTTATCTGTTAAATTATATCAGCGGATGTGATATGATGATCATAATACTTATCTGTGAACATCTGTTTATGACAGTAACACTTCTGCGCGTGATCTGGAATGGGGTCAATGAGAACAAAAAGCATAAAAATCTTAAATTGCAAAGAGTTATTAATGGATGTGTAGCATATTGCGTTTTCAGCATTATAGCACTCGTTTTATTTTATTATGGAAATGTAGTGAGCTATTCCTATATCTATTCGGTCGGTATTGCGATATTTATCGCATTTTTGATCAATGCAGCCTGTATCGTAATGTATGAGCAGGTTCAGGAGCATGCCAATGTCGAGATCTATGCAAGAATGGCCTATATGGATACGATGACCGGTCTTGGAAACAGAACGGCATTTCTGGAGGAGAACAAGAGTAATGCTGTTTTCCCGGGAATGATTTCCTACATAATGATGGATGCCAACAATCTGAAGAAGATAAATGACAGTCTGGGACATAATAAAGGTGATGAGCTTATTATCACGATCGCAAAGTGTATGAGAGCTGCCGTTGGACAGAACGGTCAGTGTTACAGAATCGGCGGTGATGAGTTCGTGATTATCCTGAAAAACAAGACAGCCGAAGAAACAGAAGAGATCATAAGGCAAGTCAGAGCGGAGATTGAATTTGTCGATGAACAAAGTGACATTCCTATCTCTGTTGCAATGGGATACGCCTGGACAGATGCAGAGGAAAAGAATCTGCCGGAGCTGATCCATTGTGCTGACGAGAAGATGTATAAAGACAAAAAGAGGATAAAAGAAAATACACCTTCTGCATAA
- a CDS encoding NAD-dependent epimerase/dehydratase family protein translates to MKLLVTGNIGYITTEFIEEAFPECQILLLGETEQKSNRNKSLSVYPMPKTEEEFKDIFKTYEFEGVIYFSNYLTFHGTMEGEIETLRKLLHYYKGNLNSRLLYITGPDSLYEDTTGKTLMVRSAEEFCRQYGELHQIAVKILRVPYLYSGTYEEDYFFKLFSTVINKKQITFEEAPAQEMHFLALSDLGELLYKIFDNWGEGSACLQVPQVFHFTFQQFGERLAQMFPAANITYLSDVLIRDGISDDHVLRNEYGWFPKISLLEDLTEIYEDYCEKTNHKTRKIDVVKTFLKVHDKIVKIAELLLTFFVFEALNRVAGNQVQFQMIDLRLVYIVLFSSLYGINYGLAAAGLETLSLLAAYTKTGIGWTTLFYEPSNWIPFIFYFAVGAICGYIRLKNRDNIQFMKEENKLILDKFLFMREMYQETLSDKRQYKKQILGSRDSFGKIFDITKKLDIILPQELFIETLHVMESVLENHTFAIYSVGKNQSYGRLEIASQGMTDVLKKSICLDDYLEAKETIVSGKVWVNRNFLDGYPMYMNGIHKDGELVMLIFIQKVGNEQLSLYYLNLFQILCGLVETALLRALEYQEAIKNRQYVQGTRILKQEYFEERLYSFHSMREENRASYVLLKLEYPKMTLEEADTALQASVRENDVRGISEKGELFLILSQTDRSSLPIILARLENDGFVCHEIDTVENANTGEKL, encoded by the coding sequence ATGAAATTACTGGTGACCGGAAATATCGGATATATTACAACAGAATTTATCGAGGAGGCTTTCCCTGAGTGTCAGATCCTTCTTCTTGGAGAGACTGAACAAAAGTCAAATCGTAATAAGAGCTTATCGGTATACCCGATGCCGAAGACGGAGGAAGAATTCAAAGACATTTTCAAGACGTATGAATTTGAGGGAGTGATTTATTTTTCTAATTATCTTACATTTCATGGGACGATGGAGGGTGAGATTGAGACTTTACGCAAGCTATTACATTACTATAAGGGAAATCTGAATTCCAGGCTTCTGTATATTACAGGACCGGATAGTTTATATGAAGATACAACAGGAAAGACGCTGATGGTCCGCTCGGCAGAAGAGTTCTGCAGGCAATACGGCGAGCTGCATCAGATCGCTGTCAAGATTCTGCGTGTGCCGTATCTTTATTCCGGTACTTATGAGGAGGATTATTTTTTCAAGCTGTTCTCAACTGTGATCAATAAGAAGCAGATTACATTTGAAGAAGCACCGGCACAGGAGATGCATTTTCTTGCTTTAAGTGATCTTGGGGAGTTATTATACAAGATTTTTGATAACTGGGGAGAGGGGAGCGCCTGTCTTCAGGTTCCGCAGGTATTTCATTTTACTTTTCAACAGTTCGGGGAGAGACTGGCACAGATGTTTCCGGCTGCAAACATTACCTATTTGTCAGATGTGCTGATCCGGGATGGGATATCTGATGACCACGTTCTGAGAAATGAATACGGCTGGTTTCCGAAGATTTCTCTTTTGGAGGATCTCACAGAAATTTATGAGGATTATTGTGAGAAAACGAACCATAAGACACGGAAGATCGATGTAGTAAAAACTTTTTTGAAAGTACATGATAAAATCGTGAAAATCGCGGAATTGCTGCTCACATTTTTTGTTTTTGAAGCACTGAACCGGGTGGCGGGAAATCAGGTGCAGTTTCAGATGATCGATCTGAGGCTTGTTTACATCGTGCTGTTCAGCAGTCTGTACGGCATTAATTACGGGCTTGCTGCAGCGGGGCTGGAAACACTTTCCTTGCTGGCAGCATATACGAAAACCGGGATCGGCTGGACGACACTTTTCTACGAACCTTCGAACTGGATTCCGTTTATCTTCTATTTTGCAGTCGGCGCGATCTGTGGTTACATCCGACTGAAAAACAGAGATAATATTCAATTCATGAAAGAGGAGAATAAACTGATCCTGGATAAATTTCTGTTTATGAGAGAAATGTATCAGGAGACGCTTTCTGATAAACGGCAGTACAAGAAGCAGATTCTGGGAAGCCGTGACAGCTTTGGTAAGATTTTTGATATTACGAAAAAACTGGATATCATTCTTCCGCAGGAGCTTTTTATTGAAACTCTGCATGTGATGGAATCAGTTCTTGAGAATCATACATTTGCGATTTATTCAGTTGGAAAGAATCAGAGCTATGGACGTCTTGAGATCGCATCCCAGGGAATGACAGATGTGTTGAAAAAATCCATTTGTCTGGATGATTATCTGGAAGCGAAAGAGACGATTGTGTCCGGAAAGGTGTGGGTAAACCGGAATTTCCTGGACGGCTATCCGATGTATATGAACGGGATTCACAAGGATGGAGAGCTCGTGATGCTGATTTTCATTCAGAAAGTGGGAAATGAACAGCTTTCCCTCTATTATCTGAATCTGTTCCAGATTCTCTGCGGTCTGGTAGAAACAGCACTTTTGCGCGCACTGGAATATCAGGAGGCAATCAAGAACAGGCAGTACGTGCAGGGTACACGTATATTGAAGCAGGAGTATTTTGAAGAACGGCTGTATTCCTTCCATTCTATGAGGGAGGAGAATCGGGCATCCTATGTGCTTTTGAAGCTGGAGTATCCGAAGATGACACTGGAAGAGGCAGACACAGCGCTACAGGCTTCGGTTCGTGAAAATGATGTCAGGGGGATTTCTGAAAAAGGAGAGCTCTTCCTCATTCTTTCACAGACGGACAGAAGTTCCTTGCCGATCATTCTTGCAAGACTGGAAAATGACGGCTTCGTCTGTCATGAGATCGATACCGTGGAGAATGCAAATACAGGAGAAAAATTATGA
- a CDS encoding DUF2194 domain-containing protein: protein MAGLKSLKTFPFKSMLVILGVFLMIAGVLFAERSGIQYTEKNRKVAYLSQEEVVTEQMAAKSLPKTCLVLRNSEDEASVAAWEQFQQIFKDMKVGTDVVDLQSASSIPDYHAYETVVVLLSDVSPLKENLMELCDWVSEGGNVLFALTLQKTAYSSVIEQKLGIISSGYANTLVDSIYFEPEFMLGGGQAYTITDPYDAAWAVELSEKAQVYARIRDEKGAPLIWENQYGKGKFVVDNFGLYEKAVRGFYAASYSLLTDVGVYPVINGSAFYLDDFPSPVPEGDATYVKRDYGMSISNFYMDVWWPDMQELASNHNIRYTGVIIENYEDATDGTIKKQKDTRRFQYFGNMLLHQGGELGYHGYNHQPLSLSNVDYGDVLPYDTWKNEAAMKKAVKELIHFGEDTFPSVSMSVYVPPSNVLSAEGREMLAKDFPEIRTIASNYFTGEFAYVQEFEVAKDGIVEQPRIISGAIIDDYMKMAALSELNMHFVNSHFIHPDDLLDEDRGAALGWEKMKSNLAEYMDWLVDSAPSLRQLTGSELSGAIQRYGAVTFTKTVTEQSIELKLKNFYDEAYFMVRINEGTPGEVSGGKLTHLTGNLYLLQAKEPTVTIEKLED, encoded by the coding sequence TTGGCTGGATTAAAATCATTGAAAACATTTCCGTTTAAAAGTATGCTGGTGATCCTGGGTGTATTTCTGATGATCGCGGGCGTCCTTTTTGCTGAACGAAGTGGAATTCAATATACTGAAAAAAACAGAAAAGTCGCATATCTCAGTCAGGAAGAAGTGGTTACGGAACAGATGGCTGCGAAATCACTGCCGAAGACTTGTCTGGTACTTCGTAACAGTGAAGATGAGGCGAGTGTGGCTGCATGGGAGCAGTTTCAACAAATTTTTAAAGATATGAAGGTTGGAACAGATGTGGTAGACCTGCAGAGTGCATCATCTATTCCAGATTATCATGCTTATGAAACGGTTGTTGTATTACTGAGTGATGTAAGTCCGTTGAAAGAGAATCTTATGGAACTGTGTGATTGGGTGTCAGAGGGTGGGAATGTACTTTTTGCCCTGACACTTCAGAAAACAGCGTATTCATCAGTGATTGAGCAGAAGCTTGGAATCATTTCTTCCGGATATGCCAATACACTTGTAGACAGTATTTATTTTGAACCGGAATTTATGCTTGGCGGGGGACAGGCTTATACGATCACAGATCCGTATGATGCTGCCTGGGCGGTCGAGTTGAGCGAAAAAGCACAGGTATATGCGAGAATCAGAGATGAAAAGGGAGCGCCGCTGATCTGGGAAAACCAATATGGAAAAGGGAAGTTTGTAGTAGACAACTTTGGACTGTATGAGAAAGCGGTGCGTGGATTCTATGCGGCTTCCTACAGTCTCCTTACTGATGTGGGGGTTTATCCGGTGATCAATGGATCAGCATTTTATCTGGATGACTTTCCATCACCGGTTCCGGAGGGAGATGCTACTTATGTGAAGCGGGACTATGGAATGAGCATTAGTAATTTCTATATGGATGTGTGGTGGCCGGATATGCAGGAGCTTGCATCCAATCACAACATTCGCTATACCGGTGTGATTATTGAAAATTATGAGGATGCGACGGATGGAACGATTAAGAAACAGAAGGATACCAGACGTTTTCAGTATTTTGGAAATATGCTGCTTCATCAAGGTGGAGAACTCGGGTATCATGGATACAATCATCAGCCGTTGAGTCTTTCAAATGTGGATTATGGTGACGTGCTTCCGTATGATACATGGAAAAATGAGGCGGCCATGAAAAAGGCTGTAAAAGAATTGATCCATTTTGGAGAGGATACATTTCCCAGTGTATCAATGTCAGTCTATGTACCGCCGTCCAATGTATTGTCAGCAGAAGGAAGAGAGATGCTCGCGAAAGATTTCCCGGAGATCCGGACGATCGCCAGTAATTATTTCACCGGTGAGTTTGCGTATGTGCAGGAATTTGAAGTTGCAAAGGATGGGATTGTAGAACAGCCGCGTATCATCTCCGGTGCAATTATCGATGATTATATGAAGATGGCGGCACTGTCGGAATTAAATATGCATTTTGTGAACAGTCATTTTATTCATCCGGATGATCTTCTGGACGAAGACCGCGGTGCAGCGCTTGGCTGGGAAAAGATGAAGAGCAACCTCGCTGAATATATGGACTGGCTGGTGGATTCGGCACCGTCCTTGAGACAACTCACCGGTTCAGAACTATCCGGTGCGATCCAGCGTTATGGAGCGGTTACATTTACAAAGACAGTGACAGAGCAGTCTATAGAATTGAAGCTTAAAAACTTCTATGATGAAGCATATTTTATGGTGAGGATCAATGAAGGAACACCAGGTGAAGTTTCGGGAGGAAAACTTACACATCTGACAGGAAATCTCTATCTGCTTCAGGCAAAGGAACCAACAGTAACTATTGAGAAATTAGAAGATTGA